The genomic stretch GTGGGTGATGGGATAAAGGGAACACCTGATACTTTTTTTAATGGAATGTCTGAAAGAATACAGGGATTGTGCTGTGATTGTGGCGATATAAATGAGAATTATGACGGATACCAGCAGATAATTGAAAAGCATCTTACTGAATTCTCACCCATCAGCATTACTGCCAACCAAAGTATTTATGGCGGAAAAATGGTAATTGAGGGAGAGATATCAAATGTAAGTCATTCATTGTTGCAGAATTTGTTTATCAGTGGGATAGTGTATTTTGAAGGTGATGATACCGAGTTTTATTATTTAGTAAGAGATATTTTTGAAAATCAGGATATCTGCCAGCTAACTCCTATGGAAAAACGAAAATTCAGTTTTGTTTCAGATTTAGATCTAAGTGAATTAACAGATGATGAGCTGGACAGGTATTATGCGGTAATATTTATTCAGGATAAATTAAGTAAGGAAATTATACAATCATTCCTGGTTCAATAAAAGAAATAAAAGGGATCAGGAAGGAGGATGAATATGAAAAATTTAAGATTAAAAAATAAGCCGGATATCAAAAAAGGATTATTATTACTGTTAACGGTAATATCTTTATCCCTTTGCTTTACTATGCAATCTTTTGCTCAAATCAAGACCGGTGAAACAGCACCTGATTTTGTGCTTAATGATTTAAATGGTAAGGAATACAAGTTGAGTCAGTTTCGGAATCAGCAGGATTATGTTGTTTTATGCTTTCTAAAAGGTGATGACTCCAATTCTATAGGAAAAATGGATGATATTATTTCCTTTTTCAGGGAATGCAATCCGGGAAGTTCTTATCAGATAATAGGAGTAATAGCACCACCGGAAGATGGAAATGAAGAATTTCTGGATAGCTTTAACAAATATCAGGATATTGAAGGATTTCCTCTTGCTATATTAGTGGAAGAGGGTACAGAGGTATTGGAAAGTTATGATGTGGAGGGATTTCCAAATGTTATTTTGCTAAGATATGATCTAAGTATTGCTAAAATATACTCCAGGTTTAATACAAGAGAGGAAAGGTCATTTTATCAGTACTTAAACTTCATAATGCATTGCAGCACTAATAGCAGTAAGAACGGTTCCGGGTGTAATGGCGGTGTATGTCCCCCACCCCCTGGTTTTGAATAAGGTATATTTTTAAAAGTAACAACATAAAGGGTATTAAATGATTAAATTACAGCAAAGAAATAGAATAAAAAGTGTATTGATACTGATTATTATGGGTTTACTTCTAACTTCTTTCTTTGGATGCAATAACCCTGACCCGCCAAAGCTGGTTCTTTCAGAAGCAAGCTGGTATTTTGGTGAAGTACCCCCTGACGAACAGCCTTCTCATGCTTTCAGGATAAAAAACGAAGGTGACCAAAAATTGATAATAGAATCGGCTTATTCTTCCTGTGCCTGTGTGATACTTGAATTACCAGAAAAAGAGATTGAGCCGGGAGAGGAAGCAGAATTAATTGCTACATTTGACCCCTATGGTTATGAGGGAGATGTAACCAAAAATATTACATTGAAGACAAATGACCCGGAGAATCCGGAAAAAATAATCGAGACAAGCATTACTGTTTTACGGGTTCCAAACCCTGATATTGAATTATCTCAACAGACATTTAATCTCGGAGACCTCTCCTCAAGTGATAAACAGGAAATTGTATTTACCATAACAAACAGCGGAGATGCTGACCTTATAATTCAAGAGGTCATTACGGAAGATATTTTTGGTCATAATATAAACACTCCTCTTATAATTTTACCTGAAGAAGAATACGCTGCGGAATTTTCAATTGATATAAGTCAGCTTAAAGAAGGAGAATTTCGTAAAGCGGTACGCATAATGACAAATGACCCACAGAACGCAGCAGTCTTTCTAAGAATAACCGGGAATATAAAAGACTCATAAATAATTTTTCATCAGAAAAAACATCAGAATATAGCTATCAAATATATTTTTTATACTGAAAGAAATAATTTAAATAGTATTTTTAAAAGAATATTATAATTGTGACGATTTTTTCTAATAAAAAAACTATTATTTTTACATAAGCACTGGAGGAATAGCTTGGATTTTCAAAGGGACTATAAAGAAAAGTATAAGCAATGGCTAAACAGCCCTACACTCAGTAATGAGGCAAAAAATGAACTTCAGGAGATATCTGATAAAGAAGATGAGATTCAGGACCGTTTTTACAAGGATTTAGAGTTTGGCACTGGTGGAATGCGTGGTAAGATTGGCATGGGTACCAACAGAATGAATATTTATACTGTTGGAAAATCAACCCAGGGACTGGCTGATTATCTTTTGGAAAATATAGATAATGCTTCATCCAAAGGTGTAGTGATAGCATATGATCCACGATATAAATCCAGGGAATTTTCTGAAAGGGCCGCCGGAGTATTAACCGCCAATGGAATTAAGGTTTATCTGTTTACAGACATCAGGCCGACACCGGAACTATCTTTTGCAGTAAGAGAACTTGATGCAGCAGCAGGTATTGTGATTACAGCCAGCCATAATCCTCCCGAATACAATGGTTATAAAGTTTATGGTGATAATGCTGCCCAGGTGTTGCCTGAGGTCGCTGACCGGATAATCGAGAAGATAAATCAAATAATAGATTATTCTGAAATCAGGTTTATATCTCCGGAAGAAGCTGAAAAAAGTAATTTGCTGATTAATATCGGTGAAGATATTGACCGACTTTATTACAAGAGGGTGATGGAATTAACATTAAGTCATGATGTGGATAAAAATATCAATATTGTCTACACCCCATTGCACGGTACAGGAAATATACCGGTGCGTACAATATTAAAAGAAATTGGCTATAATAATGTATTTGTTGACGAGGAACAAGCTAAACCTGACCCTGAATTTCCCACTGTCGATTCTCCTAATCCGGAAAATCCGGATGCTTTTCGAAAAGCTGTGGAGTTGGGGAAAGAAATGAATGCCGATATCCTTATCGCTACAGACCCGGATTGTGACAGGATTGCACTTGCAGTTTCTACCACTCAATATGATAAACAAAGAGATACAATCTCACCACATAGTCATTGTGAGGAGAGTTTTTTATTTTCTCGTCCTAGCAAAGAGCACAGCGATGAAGCAATCCAATCCCCTGATGCTAAAAGCAACTATCTATTTTTAAACGGCAACCAAACCGGTGCATTATTGATTGATTATATATTAAAGAGAAAGTCAGAAGACGGACATCTGCCTGAAAATGGATTTATTATGAAAACCATTGTGACTTCTGAAATGGGCAGGGTTGTTGCCGATTCTTACGGTATTCCTACTTATGATACCCTTACCGGTTTTAAATTTATCTGTAATAAAGCAATGGAGTTAGAGAAGCAGGGAAAAACCTTTTTGTTTGGTTACGAAGAGAGTATCGGATATCTGACCGGTAACTTTGTCCAGGATAAAGATGCTGTTATCTGTGCCATGCTGATTGTCGAAATGGCTGCATATTACAAAAAGAAAGGATTGTCTTTACTGGATATACTAAACAGACTCTATGAAAGACATGGATATTTCTTAGAGCATCTGGATTCTATTATTTTGGAAGGATTAGAAGGGGAACAGCAGATGGCAGAGATTATGGCTTCCTTCCGGGAAGAGTTTCCTGATATTCCGGAAATGAAAGTATCCCGTAAGATAGACTATAAAACTCCATTCCAATATGACTATGAGACAAATGAGAAAGAGATTATTGATATTCCCCAATCAGATGTCTTAAAATGTGTTTTTTCCGATGACTCCTGGTATGCTATTCGTCCATCCGGTACTGAACCAAAGATTAAGATTTATATGTCTATGACAGGAAAGACCAAAAAAGAGGCACAGGGTAAGCTGAAAATATTAAAGTCAGCGATTTTCGGAAAGATAGAAAGTATAATAAAATAAAGTTGCAAGGAAGAAGACCAGTTAACTATGCGTTGGTTTAATCTTCTTCATGGAATACGCTTTATACTTGATATGTGATACTGAATGCTCGATAATCTTTCGATTGCTACAATGATCAAAGTAACAAAGAAATTTCATCCATTTTTACTGATTGTATTTCTTACTATCAAACTGTAAACTAAAAACAAAAAACCTGCTCCTGCAATACATTTTCTAACATTATTCCATTTCCAAAATATTTATATCCATTGTTTCCAGGTTAGCCAAAAGCAATTTGTTTCTTAGCAGACTACCTTTGTTCAAAATAATTTTTAGTGTTTCTGCTACCTGCAAAGAAGCCACAAAGGCAGGGGTAAATGATGGGACGCTAGGGCAGTCTTCTATG from Atribacterota bacterium encodes the following:
- a CDS encoding phospho-sugar mutase, which produces MDFQRDYKEKYKQWLNSPTLSNEAKNELQEISDKEDEIQDRFYKDLEFGTGGMRGKIGMGTNRMNIYTVGKSTQGLADYLLENIDNASSKGVVIAYDPRYKSREFSERAAGVLTANGIKVYLFTDIRPTPELSFAVRELDAAAGIVITASHNPPEYNGYKVYGDNAAQVLPEVADRIIEKINQIIDYSEIRFISPEEAEKSNLLINIGEDIDRLYYKRVMELTLSHDVDKNINIVYTPLHGTGNIPVRTILKEIGYNNVFVDEEQAKPDPEFPTVDSPNPENPDAFRKAVELGKEMNADILIATDPDCDRIALAVSTTQYDKQRDTISPHSHCEESFLFSRPSKEHSDEAIQSPDAKSNYLFLNGNQTGALLIDYILKRKSEDGHLPENGFIMKTIVTSEMGRVVADSYGIPTYDTLTGFKFICNKAMELEKQGKTFLFGYEESIGYLTGNFVQDKDAVICAMLIVEMAAYYKKKGLSLLDILNRLYERHGYFLEHLDSIILEGLEGEQQMAEIMASFREEFPDIPEMKVSRKIDYKTPFQYDYETNEKEIIDIPQSDVLKCVFSDDSWYAIRPSGTEPKIKIYMSMTGKTKKEAQGKLKILKSAIFGKIESIIK
- a CDS encoding redoxin domain-containing protein gives rise to the protein MKNLRLKNKPDIKKGLLLLLTVISLSLCFTMQSFAQIKTGETAPDFVLNDLNGKEYKLSQFRNQQDYVVLCFLKGDDSNSIGKMDDIISFFRECNPGSSYQIIGVIAPPEDGNEEFLDSFNKYQDIEGFPLAILVEEGTEVLESYDVEGFPNVILLRYDLSIAKIYSRFNTREERSFYQYLNFIMHCSTNSSKNGSGCNGGVCPPPPGFE
- a CDS encoding DUF1573 domain-containing protein — protein: MIKLQQRNRIKSVLILIIMGLLLTSFFGCNNPDPPKLVLSEASWYFGEVPPDEQPSHAFRIKNEGDQKLIIESAYSSCACVILELPEKEIEPGEEAELIATFDPYGYEGDVTKNITLKTNDPENPEKIIETSITVLRVPNPDIELSQQTFNLGDLSSSDKQEIVFTITNSGDADLIIQEVITEDIFGHNINTPLIILPEEEYAAEFSIDISQLKEGEFRKAVRIMTNDPQNAAVFLRITGNIKDS